One region of Pseudomonas glycinae genomic DNA includes:
- a CDS encoding SEC-C metal-binding domain-containing protein, producing the protein MQSDDQLNTVDVLDPAQLKRIESLHRGFLYQHLYGVGCLLLAQAAGVKEVLVELDEDIELSTDAGRVYVQVKTRSQPLMPGDVAGALERFEQIRKSHGPEGRSGSAKFVIVANQPLGRALQEQVDEEKTPSDLTYIYPGSKAPPPEYLPPAWVKLEEAAQWCVDLAEKLQFSLLSPSALTWKMAGLVMLASAGGNGNAKHVFRTSDLPGLFEQLIVQLQDFPTPPASYRPQQNEPALVSAERVRIICGLSGAGKTTWAAYAALHSPEPCAYYDVGDLPGPAIASSIVRELASKYSQKDPEGIRKILLPGASGYEAIRAFDRFLEQAQAPLVVVIDNAHRVPVAHLRDLLNATRHIRFTLLCQPHENVRELEAVMTLRRETLLGWDLDTVARVASDAGAFGSAQAFEELRTYSGGLPLYVDSAVAVAMSEYGGDIEALCVDLGQQSNVVETAQEVILARVYDGFDEVTQNTLAIVSLADTGLTHEEVVRLLSATLKLSQGGAAAAIKKIQATGTVEVFGAKTLKVHDAVRTLGLRHLELMGEPVITEALVALKELLIRSLEKSRDVSRFSLLTRVFIRLHDVMTLIGLAGEELFYEMGISVDITSSLKRALDADELNPHEAFWALDALVFSYMREGRFDEAAEPLSMMQQLLDTHGFEAREQIAWAMRKVLLASDQGRADEVEQAVAYATPKIPDPDYRRVFDYNHAVALWKLKRHKAAEAMCEKVVNEYFEILGLTPKAVMGKNSDVLWEVIKRPPNVHEHIKHLADALEVYAKAREGQGLKAPLQRIHAMKFYGMVEGYESIVRVGQDLADEFVGIKDFVGAKEVMEQHVLPVVTGAGLIGRLVQVRSQYAVILARCGDHQGAISEIRRLDPYLEGVEDWQKQELHGQTLLIGSIISESRRVAFRSQVGAVGRNEQCPCGSGRKFKKCHGT; encoded by the coding sequence ATGCAATCTGACGACCAACTCAATACTGTGGACGTGCTCGATCCTGCCCAGCTCAAGCGCATCGAGTCTCTGCACAGAGGTTTCCTGTATCAGCACCTATATGGTGTGGGCTGCTTGCTCTTGGCGCAGGCTGCCGGCGTCAAAGAGGTGCTAGTCGAGCTTGATGAAGACATCGAGCTCAGTACCGATGCCGGACGAGTCTATGTCCAGGTCAAAACTCGTTCTCAGCCGCTGATGCCTGGCGACGTTGCAGGTGCATTGGAGCGCTTCGAGCAGATTCGGAAGTCGCATGGGCCGGAGGGGCGCTCTGGGAGCGCAAAGTTCGTGATCGTTGCGAACCAGCCTCTCGGCAGAGCGCTTCAAGAGCAGGTAGACGAGGAAAAGACGCCCTCGGATCTGACCTATATCTATCCCGGGTCGAAGGCCCCGCCCCCCGAATACCTTCCGCCTGCGTGGGTGAAATTGGAGGAGGCGGCCCAGTGGTGCGTAGACCTGGCTGAAAAGCTGCAGTTCTCTCTTCTCTCACCTTCCGCGCTGACTTGGAAAATGGCGGGGTTGGTGATGCTGGCGTCCGCAGGCGGCAACGGAAACGCCAAGCACGTATTCCGCACTTCGGACTTGCCGGGCTTGTTCGAGCAACTGATCGTGCAGCTGCAAGATTTTCCTACGCCGCCTGCCTCCTATAGGCCTCAACAGAACGAACCTGCACTCGTATCGGCGGAGCGGGTACGGATCATTTGCGGTTTGTCCGGTGCCGGGAAAACGACTTGGGCAGCCTACGCGGCTCTGCATAGCCCTGAACCATGTGCCTATTACGACGTTGGTGACCTCCCAGGGCCCGCGATTGCGAGCTCGATCGTGCGCGAGCTTGCCTCCAAGTACTCCCAAAAAGACCCCGAAGGTATTCGGAAGATTCTGTTGCCTGGTGCTAGCGGTTACGAAGCCATTCGGGCATTCGACCGATTTTTGGAGCAGGCTCAGGCGCCCTTGGTGGTTGTGATCGACAACGCACACCGCGTTCCAGTCGCCCACCTGCGAGATTTGCTGAACGCGACGCGCCACATCCGTTTCACTCTTCTGTGCCAGCCTCATGAAAACGTCCGTGAACTTGAAGCGGTCATGACGTTGCGGCGTGAGACGCTTCTCGGGTGGGATCTGGATACCGTGGCGCGGGTGGCTAGTGACGCCGGCGCGTTCGGCAGTGCTCAGGCATTTGAGGAGCTCCGAACATATTCCGGTGGGTTGCCGCTATACGTTGACAGCGCCGTTGCGGTTGCCATGTCGGAATATGGCGGCGACATCGAAGCGCTTTGTGTCGATCTCGGCCAGCAATCGAACGTAGTGGAAACGGCCCAGGAGGTCATCCTGGCTCGCGTTTACGATGGTTTCGATGAGGTTACCCAGAACACGTTAGCCATTGTCAGCCTTGCAGATACAGGGCTCACGCATGAGGAAGTCGTCCGTTTGCTATCGGCTACGCTCAAGCTGTCCCAAGGCGGCGCAGCAGCGGCCATCAAAAAAATCCAGGCGACAGGGACAGTTGAGGTGTTTGGCGCCAAGACACTCAAAGTCCATGACGCTGTCCGTACTTTAGGCCTACGTCACCTGGAGCTCATGGGCGAGCCCGTGATTACTGAGGCATTGGTAGCGCTGAAGGAGCTGCTGATCCGAAGCCTGGAAAAGAGTCGTGATGTTTCGCGGTTTTCGCTACTCACGCGTGTTTTCATCAGGCTCCACGATGTGATGACCCTGATCGGCCTCGCAGGCGAGGAACTGTTTTACGAGATGGGGATATCGGTCGACATCACCTCCAGCTTGAAGCGGGCACTTGATGCGGACGAACTCAACCCACACGAGGCGTTCTGGGCGCTTGATGCCCTTGTGTTTTCCTACATGCGAGAAGGGCGCTTTGACGAGGCGGCTGAACCTCTCTCGATGATGCAGCAGCTTCTTGATACTCACGGATTCGAGGCCCGCGAGCAGATCGCATGGGCGATGCGAAAAGTGCTGCTGGCCTCCGACCAGGGCCGTGCGGACGAGGTTGAACAGGCGGTAGCGTACGCCACCCCGAAAATCCCTGACCCCGACTACCGCCGAGTATTCGATTACAACCACGCAGTCGCACTGTGGAAATTGAAGCGCCACAAAGCCGCTGAAGCGATGTGCGAGAAAGTGGTCAATGAATACTTCGAGATCTTGGGGCTGACGCCTAAAGCTGTGATGGGCAAAAATTCGGATGTCCTGTGGGAGGTCATCAAGCGACCACCAAATGTCCATGAACACATCAAGCACCTTGCGGACGCCCTGGAAGTGTACGCCAAAGCTCGCGAAGGCCAGGGATTGAAAGCGCCCTTGCAACGTATCCATGCCATGAAATTTTATGGAATGGTGGAGGGGTACGAGTCGATTGTGCGGGTCGGGCAAGACCTGGCCGATGAGTTTGTGGGGATCAAAGACTTCGTGGGTGCAAAGGAAGTCATGGAACAGCATGTCCTGCCGGTCGTTACTGGGGCAGGTCTTATCGGAAGGCTGGTTCAGGTCAGAAGTCAGTATGCGGTGATACTGGCTCGGTGCGGTGATCACCAAGGTGCAATCTCTGAAATCAGGCGGCTAGACCCCTACCTGGAAGGTGTGGAAGATTGGCAGAAGCAGGAGCTGCATGGCCAAACTCTACTGATTGGCAGCATCATCAGTGAAAGCAGGCGTGTGGCGTTCCGTTCCCAGGTGGGGGCAGTAGGTCGCAACGAGCAGTGTCCGTGTGGGTCAGGGCGGAAGTTTAAAAAGTGCCACGGGACATAA
- a CDS encoding restriction endonuclease gives MPKIKPFDMKLLDLLFEMEGGYVLDFSNATFSRFFLGELEIDIDDQLFTADGTSKAKRFRSFLNLADTQTCVRALKAVWAHRQARLLHEGRDDPVASAEGRFLTLIQDLESGTSSSGVAGDPFAAVRKVSIDEAAKLKQALLDIHKLAAQARGYAFETFLQQLFQASNLQPRAPFRNTGEQIDGSFLCRGDIYLVEAKWVTNPIGAGELHVLQGKINEKAAWTRGVFISYYGFTDVGLEAFGRGKSLVCISGKDIRDAFDKQIPFADVIDRKVRAAAETGSVFVEVNSLF, from the coding sequence ATGCCCAAGATAAAACCGTTTGATATGAAGCTCCTGGATCTTCTCTTCGAGATGGAAGGGGGGTACGTTTTGGATTTTTCAAACGCTACCTTCAGCCGGTTCTTCCTCGGGGAGTTGGAGATCGATATTGATGATCAACTCTTCACCGCCGATGGTACGTCCAAGGCCAAGCGTTTTCGCAGCTTCCTAAACCTTGCAGATACCCAGACGTGTGTACGAGCCTTGAAGGCCGTGTGGGCCCATCGACAAGCTCGCTTGTTGCACGAAGGTCGAGATGACCCAGTCGCAAGTGCGGAAGGGCGTTTTCTGACCCTGATCCAAGATTTGGAATCGGGAACCTCCAGTAGCGGCGTTGCAGGAGACCCATTTGCCGCAGTGCGCAAAGTCAGCATTGATGAGGCGGCCAAGCTCAAGCAGGCTCTACTAGATATCCATAAGCTCGCGGCTCAGGCACGTGGTTATGCGTTTGAAACGTTCCTGCAGCAGCTGTTTCAGGCCTCCAATCTCCAACCACGTGCCCCATTCCGGAATACCGGGGAACAGATCGACGGGAGCTTCCTGTGTCGCGGTGACATCTACCTCGTCGAAGCGAAGTGGGTAACTAACCCCATTGGAGCTGGTGAGCTTCATGTCCTTCAGGGCAAGATCAACGAAAAGGCTGCATGGACACGCGGAGTGTTCATCAGCTACTACGGCTTCACGGATGTTGGACTAGAAGCCTTCGGTCGTGGGAAAAGCCTGGTATGTATTTCTGGCAAAGATATCCGCGACGCGTTCGACAAACAGATACCGTTCGCCGACGTTATTGACCGCAAGGTTCGAGCTGCCGCAGAGACCGGATCGGTGTTCGTTGAGGTGAACAGCCTGTTTTAG
- a CDS encoding arsenate reductase encodes MKKARTWLDEHAVSYDFHDYKTAGIDREHLTQWCDEHGWQTVLNRAGTTFRKLDDERKADLDQSKAIELMLAQPSMIKRPVLDLGDRTLIGFKPDIYAAALK; translated from the coding sequence ATGAAAAAGGCGCGCACCTGGCTCGATGAACACGCTGTCAGTTATGACTTCCACGATTACAAGACCGCCGGCATTGACCGCGAGCACCTGACCCAATGGTGCGACGAACATGGCTGGCAAACGGTGTTGAACCGCGCGGGCACGACCTTTCGCAAACTCGACGACGAACGCAAAGCCGATCTCGACCAGTCGAAAGCCATCGAACTGATGCTCGCTCAACCCTCGATGATCAAGCGCCCGGTGCTCGATCTCGGTGACCGAACCCTGATTGGCTTCAAGCCAGATATCTACGCGGCCGCCCTCAAGTAA
- a CDS encoding helix-turn-helix domain-containing protein → MLKQALAAVVRTIRENLGFTQESLAHAASRTYLSRIENAETNPTIEKFAELAEALGLNPVALMALVLSTRDNTSTADVLAKATEDLKALEAKISTDDIRAHLAGMTIQKRPAARPADILKLRKVLECRGAGLSKAETARQLNLTRSTVGYLWDRTVPAED, encoded by the coding sequence TTGTTGAAGCAAGCGCTTGCGGCAGTCGTTCGGACAATCCGAGAGAATCTGGGTTTCACGCAGGAGAGCTTGGCTCACGCGGCATCGCGGACATACCTGAGCAGGATTGAGAACGCCGAGACCAATCCGACCATCGAGAAATTCGCAGAGCTGGCCGAGGCGCTCGGATTGAACCCTGTGGCACTGATGGCGCTCGTTCTCTCGACCCGCGACAACACCTCCACCGCCGACGTACTCGCCAAGGCTACCGAAGATTTGAAAGCCCTTGAGGCTAAGATCAGCACTGATGACATCAGGGCGCACCTGGCGGGTATGACCATTCAGAAGCGGCCTGCCGCGCGGCCTGCCGACATCCTAAAGCTGCGAAAAGTACTTGAGTGCAGAGGCGCTGGTTTGAGTAAGGCCGAGACCGCGAGGCAGCTAAATCTCACCCGCTCTACTGTCGGTTACCTGTGGGATAGGACGGTGCCTGCGGAAGACTGA
- a CDS encoding YiiX/YebB-like N1pC/P60 family cysteine hydrolase — MKGLEVLAEEVQNIARADVLKLMADEGKAAKAFEDFAAAPDESIDFVARMSGVPEHQFPVYRAMVRREENEYSSKIAELSGTLQTGDVILVTGKKFKSKALVAAQTPFYSKARASHAAMVHANVVCIDANMGIGVKHHTIAEVLSNVEDNWRIIRFNTVTDEHRERMLLRSAYYLQQPYSIRPINGAGAKCSYCSELVNKIYRDSGVRSIKVSKGVMVNPCHFDRLADKGEVCQDITESVRPFAPFFREYKEMIAMQAHAMVAGLKLNRYRDKQRKELLAEAQAQAKAGNLPHETLVKLAQGIQNLESKMNFRFWDSIPR, encoded by the coding sequence ATGAAGGGTCTAGAGGTGCTCGCGGAAGAGGTTCAGAACATCGCACGGGCGGATGTATTAAAGCTTATGGCGGACGAGGGCAAAGCCGCCAAAGCGTTCGAAGACTTCGCTGCCGCTCCGGACGAAAGCATTGATTTCGTGGCCCGGATGAGTGGTGTGCCTGAACATCAGTTCCCTGTGTACCGAGCGATGGTCAGACGCGAGGAGAACGAATATTCCTCCAAAATCGCAGAGCTCAGCGGGACTCTTCAGACCGGCGACGTCATCCTGGTAACCGGCAAAAAATTTAAATCCAAAGCCTTGGTGGCAGCCCAGACCCCGTTCTACTCGAAAGCCAGGGCAAGCCACGCTGCAATGGTGCACGCGAATGTGGTCTGCATCGATGCCAACATGGGTATCGGCGTCAAGCACCACACCATTGCAGAGGTACTGAGTAATGTTGAGGACAACTGGCGGATCATTCGTTTCAACACGGTGACTGACGAACATCGTGAGCGCATGCTTTTGCGAAGCGCTTACTACCTCCAGCAGCCCTACAGCATTAGACCTATCAACGGGGCCGGCGCCAAATGTTCCTACTGCTCAGAACTGGTCAACAAGATCTACCGAGACAGTGGGGTACGATCCATCAAGGTTTCCAAAGGCGTCATGGTGAACCCGTGTCACTTTGATCGTCTAGCTGACAAGGGCGAGGTGTGTCAGGACATAACCGAAAGCGTGCGCCCCTTTGCTCCTTTCTTCCGGGAGTACAAGGAAATGATCGCCATGCAGGCTCATGCGATGGTTGCCGGCCTGAAGCTGAATCGCTATCGCGACAAGCAGCGAAAAGAGCTCCTTGCCGAGGCTCAGGCCCAAGCGAAGGCGGGTAATCTGCCGCATGAAACGCTGGTCAAATTAGCCCAGGGGATTCAAAACCTGGAATCAAAGATGAACTTCCGGTTCTGGGACTCCATACCGCGTTGA
- a CDS encoding ABC-three component system protein yields MQNLSSNPTSAPGQYYGFSIQPTRLCFHLLQAPSGSVVSLEVLDDNDVVQPDNQVLVEQAKSGLATNPISDWSTDLWKTFSNWIDAIERGYIDLSRTRFHLHIVQQKSGELAELLHFSHTKEIALETVKTIKKRFNKEKPEGCKQYLKKFLNYDPEKLSQLITKFSCECGDSDPIKPIKDFLSNTVAEPALDDVCRSVIGWIKIRSDELIGARKLATIHKDEFSDWLSTHCSKLSYDYLLTYSVPEPDPLEVAANILKHPIMMRQLELIGRGERDKIKAMANFMRSKTGKTRWGEIGFVVESQFEDFIDTLENLWRSNFLDIKGSSANLTPEEQGESVYLRCYNLTPKINGKATPEYMSRGTFQYLADKQVIGWHPSYRSLLPKYQA; encoded by the coding sequence ATGCAAAACCTTTCATCGAACCCCACCTCGGCACCGGGACAGTACTACGGATTTTCTATCCAGCCGACTCGACTCTGCTTCCACCTCCTCCAGGCGCCTTCCGGATCCGTCGTTTCATTGGAAGTATTGGACGACAATGATGTGGTTCAGCCGGACAATCAAGTCTTGGTTGAGCAGGCAAAGAGCGGGCTCGCCACCAATCCCATTTCAGACTGGTCGACCGATCTATGGAAGACGTTCTCAAACTGGATCGATGCCATTGAGAGAGGCTACATCGATCTGAGTCGTACCCGTTTCCACCTACATATTGTTCAGCAAAAATCAGGGGAGCTAGCGGAACTTTTGCACTTCTCTCACACAAAAGAAATTGCGCTTGAAACCGTAAAGACAATCAAGAAAAGGTTCAACAAAGAAAAGCCAGAAGGCTGCAAGCAATATCTAAAAAAGTTTCTAAACTACGACCCTGAGAAACTCAGCCAGCTGATCACAAAGTTCTCCTGCGAGTGTGGCGACAGCGACCCCATCAAGCCAATCAAAGATTTTCTTTCCAACACCGTGGCCGAGCCAGCCTTGGACGATGTATGTCGGTCAGTGATTGGTTGGATTAAGATTCGGTCTGACGAACTAATTGGAGCACGCAAGCTCGCAACTATTCACAAGGATGAATTTTCAGACTGGCTATCAACGCATTGTTCAAAGTTATCATACGATTATCTCCTAACGTACTCAGTACCTGAGCCCGACCCACTTGAGGTAGCTGCCAATATCCTGAAGCATCCGATAATGATGCGTCAGCTCGAACTGATTGGGCGCGGCGAACGGGACAAGATTAAGGCAATGGCCAACTTCATGCGTTCAAAAACAGGCAAGACGCGTTGGGGCGAAATTGGTTTTGTAGTCGAATCACAGTTTGAAGATTTCATAGATACTCTTGAAAATTTGTGGAGATCAAATTTCCTGGACATCAAAGGAAGCTCTGCAAATCTCACCCCCGAAGAACAGGGTGAATCCGTATACTTACGATGCTACAACCTGACCCCTAAAATTAACGGAAAGGCGACCCCAGAATATATGTCAAGGGGCACCTTCCAATATTTGGCAGACAAACAGGTCATCGGTTGGCATCCCTCCTATAGATCGCTTCTGCCGAAATATCAGGCTTAG
- a CDS encoding three component ABC system middle component — translation MEEIIRPKQDFREIYLMQNPALGAALIWRFTEGYAPKGQGQLPTMLLLFIVLPILFHEQLRNAAITTNPSSGLRVFAGKFKSEQEILFGIQARMLKLRGLSLASTSIAIQSKLISLDTSVAQVESLRSKAPVDLEKKIMDMLKAAQKLGHWCKTLTLQEVQAILRIKL, via the coding sequence ATGGAAGAGATTATTAGACCCAAGCAAGATTTTCGCGAAATCTATCTGATGCAAAATCCGGCACTAGGAGCAGCACTTATATGGAGATTCACTGAAGGCTACGCTCCAAAAGGGCAAGGTCAACTGCCAACCATGCTACTGTTGTTCATCGTACTACCCATTCTATTTCACGAGCAGCTTCGAAATGCAGCCATAACAACCAACCCCTCGTCAGGGCTGCGCGTATTTGCTGGAAAGTTTAAATCGGAACAAGAAATATTGTTTGGCATTCAAGCGCGAATGCTAAAACTAAGGGGCTTGAGCTTAGCTTCAACATCGATTGCTATACAAAGCAAGCTAATCTCCCTGGACACATCCGTGGCGCAAGTTGAGAGTCTACGATCTAAAGCCCCAGTAGACCTGGAAAAAAAGATAATGGACATGTTGAAGGCTGCGCAAAAGCTTGGCCACTGGTGCAAAACATTAACGCTACAGGAAGTGCAGGCCATTTTAAGGATTAAGCTCTGA
- a CDS encoding MbcA/ParS/Xre antitoxin family protein: MEKKIDPVLLEAAIRVFGSEALAMHWLMTQASALADKRPVDATVEDVLELLSRLEHGFGA; the protein is encoded by the coding sequence ATGGAAAAAAAAATTGATCCTGTCCTTCTAGAGGCCGCAATTCGAGTGTTCGGTAGCGAGGCGCTTGCAATGCATTGGCTGATGACCCAGGCAAGCGCTTTAGCCGACAAAAGGCCGGTAGATGCGACCGTTGAGGATGTATTGGAGTTACTGTCGCGCCTGGAGCATGGTTTTGGTGCTTAA
- a CDS encoding toll/interleukin-1 receptor domain-containing protein, protein MPSVFFSYCHADEALRDQLEKQLSMLKRQGVIDTWHDRRIGAGQEIDAAIDNHINSDEIILLLVSPDFIASDYCYNIEMARAMERHAAKDAIVIPVILRACDWHHAPFGKLLATPEDGKPVTLWPDRDVAFLQVAQAVRKAAERCRQAVPSPASQIECVASVITQPSSQSTPAGPRSSNLRVAKSFTQRDKDQFLLDSFEYIARYFENSLHELQARNPGYEGVYRRIDANRFSAVIYKDGQDVARGTVFTGGQLGAGIYYSQGDSFAGNSYNESLSVNADDQALYLKTLGMSHYAGHDQRLSQEGAAEALWSIVITPLQRGR, encoded by the coding sequence TTGCCGAGCGTATTTTTCTCATACTGCCATGCCGATGAAGCGCTTCGTGATCAGCTGGAAAAGCAGCTCTCGATGCTCAAACGCCAGGGCGTGATCGACACGTGGCATGACCGCCGGATTGGTGCAGGTCAGGAAATTGATGCGGCCATCGACAACCACATCAACAGTGACGAAATCATCCTTCTTCTAGTGAGCCCAGACTTCATCGCCTCAGATTATTGCTACAACATCGAGATGGCTCGTGCCATGGAGCGCCACGCGGCTAAGGACGCGATCGTCATCCCTGTGATTCTGCGCGCGTGTGATTGGCACCATGCTCCCTTCGGCAAGCTGCTTGCCACGCCTGAGGATGGTAAACCGGTCACCCTTTGGCCCGACCGGGATGTAGCTTTCCTGCAGGTGGCGCAGGCGGTACGCAAGGCTGCAGAACGATGCCGCCAGGCTGTGCCCAGTCCTGCATCGCAAATCGAGTGCGTGGCGTCAGTCATTACACAGCCGTCCAGCCAGTCAACTCCTGCCGGCCCTCGGTCGAGTAACCTACGAGTTGCTAAGAGCTTTACCCAGCGGGACAAAGATCAGTTCTTGCTCGACAGCTTCGAGTACATCGCTCGCTACTTCGAGAACTCGCTTCATGAGCTTCAAGCCCGCAATCCTGGCTATGAAGGGGTGTACCGTCGAATCGATGCCAATCGCTTTTCCGCAGTGATCTATAAGGATGGACAGGACGTTGCCAGGGGGACGGTATTTACAGGGGGTCAGCTGGGTGCCGGGATTTACTACAGCCAAGGCGATTCGTTTGCTGGCAACAGCTACAACGAGTCCCTCTCGGTGAACGCTGATGATCAAGCCCTGTACTTGAAAACCCTGGGCATGTCCCACTATGCCGGTCACGACCAGAGGCTGTCTCAAGAAGGTGCTGCGGAAGCGCTGTGGAGCATCGTCATCACGCCATTGCAACGCGGGAGATGA
- a CDS encoding DUF3732 domain-containing protein, with the protein MKLQIRKLILWPKNGGKYRELEFKPGRVNVISGSSKAGKSAVIPIIDYCLCSELCAIPVGTIRKTCKWFGILVETDEGLKLIARIEPGSQRSTDDMFIIEGNAIEIPEIIEHKNTNRNNVKEILNRLSGLPNIGFGDDISEFGFKNRPSFRDLMAFAFQPQNIVANPDVLFYKADSYGNREKLKSIFPFILGAIESKTLQIVWELKELRKQLKILQSELTAIDAVSKQWQAEANVWFYRSREYGLTAEDTQPHSEWLHLLEQLRGIAYKSSRDAVVTPMAIESSTEVLIALRNRETLIAENILIAKLKLDDLKEIKDEATNYSSSLVKMEERLSLSKWLRELAENNHNVNPLAFPTLDPSSQLSELCNALEDIERVARSGPKVSASVEGEIVRIRNLIRQDSETLAAIRTEIKGIEAKDELSAKHALRMTEIDRFLGSMQQSIKTYTEARSDSELTERVKALEARIKALEPQVSDAAVKLKTTNSLQEISDICALITPHLDAEWAEAKITLSIPDLAIKVKHDGREDFLWEIGSGANWLAYHIATLLALQLYFLKKPDHSVPHLLIFDQPSQVYFPVKSAVRKGKDEGAEEVEPILDDEDRDAVRKVFSVLARGVKRAKGHLQIIVLDHAGSEVWGGIDGVSLAEEWRDGEKLVPPRFED; encoded by the coding sequence ATGAAATTACAGATCCGAAAACTAATCCTCTGGCCCAAAAATGGCGGCAAATACAGAGAACTGGAGTTCAAGCCAGGTAGAGTAAATGTCATCAGTGGCTCATCCAAGGCTGGCAAATCAGCGGTAATCCCTATCATTGATTACTGCCTATGCTCCGAGCTTTGCGCAATCCCAGTTGGTACGATACGCAAGACCTGCAAATGGTTTGGAATACTGGTAGAGACTGACGAAGGGCTAAAGCTCATAGCGCGGATTGAGCCTGGCAGTCAGCGCTCTACCGACGATATGTTTATTATCGAGGGGAATGCAATTGAAATACCGGAGATAATCGAACACAAAAACACCAACCGAAACAATGTCAAGGAGATACTTAACAGACTGTCAGGCCTGCCTAACATTGGGTTTGGTGATGACATCTCCGAATTTGGCTTCAAAAATCGCCCAAGCTTCCGAGATTTGATGGCATTTGCTTTTCAGCCACAGAACATCGTAGCGAACCCCGATGTGCTTTTTTATAAAGCAGACAGCTACGGAAATCGAGAAAAGCTTAAAAGTATATTTCCGTTCATCCTCGGCGCTATTGAATCGAAAACATTACAGATCGTCTGGGAGCTGAAGGAGCTGAGAAAGCAACTTAAGATCCTTCAAAGCGAACTCACAGCAATTGACGCCGTGTCGAAACAGTGGCAAGCCGAGGCCAACGTGTGGTTCTACCGCTCCCGCGAATACGGCCTGACTGCGGAGGATACCCAGCCACACAGTGAGTGGTTGCACTTGCTGGAACAGCTTAGAGGAATAGCCTATAAGTCTTCGCGTGACGCAGTTGTCACTCCCATGGCTATCGAATCATCAACAGAGGTGTTGATTGCGCTGCGTAATCGCGAAACATTGATTGCGGAGAACATCCTAATAGCCAAGTTAAAACTTGATGACCTCAAGGAGATCAAGGACGAGGCGACAAACTACTCATCATCTTTGGTGAAGATGGAAGAGCGTCTTTCTCTTTCGAAGTGGCTCAGAGAGCTAGCCGAAAATAACCACAACGTAAATCCCTTGGCCTTTCCAACACTCGACCCATCGTCACAGCTCTCCGAGTTGTGCAACGCACTGGAAGACATCGAGCGGGTAGCCCGATCAGGGCCTAAAGTATCGGCTTCAGTGGAAGGAGAGATTGTACGCATTCGCAACCTTATCCGGCAGGACAGCGAAACACTGGCCGCCATCCGCACCGAGATCAAGGGCATTGAGGCAAAGGATGAGCTCAGCGCCAAACATGCGCTGCGGATGACCGAGATTGACCGCTTCCTCGGTAGCATGCAGCAGTCCATCAAGACCTACACCGAAGCCCGCTCAGATTCAGAGCTCACAGAGCGTGTAAAGGCTCTAGAAGCCCGGATCAAGGCATTGGAGCCACAGGTCTCTGACGCGGCGGTTAAGCTGAAGACCACGAACAGCCTGCAGGAAATTAGCGACATCTGCGCGCTGATCACTCCCCATCTCGATGCCGAGTGGGCAGAGGCAAAAATTACCCTGTCGATTCCAGATCTGGCGATCAAGGTGAAGCACGATGGTCGAGAGGATTTCCTATGGGAAATCGGCAGTGGAGCCAACTGGCTGGCTTACCACATCGCAACGCTGCTAGCGCTCCAACTCTATTTCCTGAAAAAACCAGATCACTCAGTTCCTCACCTTCTTATCTTCGACCAGCCGAGCCAAGTCTATTTCCCTGTGAAAAGCGCTGTGAGGAAGGGCAAGGATGAAGGGGCAGAAGAGGTTGAACCCATTCTGGATGACGAAGACCGTGACGCAGTTCGGAAGGTCTTCAGCGTCCTGGCAAGAGGCGTGAAGCGCGCTAAGGGTCACTTGCAGATCATCGTCCTCGACCACGCCGGCAGCGAAGTCTGGGGAGGCATTGACGGCGTGAGCCTGGCGGAAGAATGGCGAGATGGAGAAAAGCTCGTTCCACCACGTTTCGAAGATTGA